One Pirellulales bacterium genomic window carries:
- a CDS encoding SBBP repeat-containing protein — translation MWIALSLVLSAAVTAAAATIPFTAWNTSVVTSANLYYSQEAVDASGNSYVCGYTDGSVFGGSAGAVKGFLGKYGPSGHFVWGTQIPNGRFDSITIDPTGGVYVSSGSSILKYNSAGNLQWSGGTPGDLVYGIAIDPSKNIFVAGVVGNPDNAFLSKLDSSGNVLWTRTPQTSVTTTSYPSAVAVDSSGDVIMIGQDYFNNFTASNGFAAKYDPGGNLLWNPQFGSTTDSTLTNGVAIDSKSNIYIAGEGGPLLGEPVSNMPGYLIKYDATDNQQWISRFNQFSGPMPVRLDPNGGEYVPGSFNEILKYSTTGTQVAQTPIPSSGLSDLAYNKGNLYLLNYSSDRNGFNSYLTDVVVAVVPEPSAIALLGWGCAGLLWIAFRRHVKT, via the coding sequence ATGTGGATCGCCCTATCGCTGGTTCTTTCGGCCGCGGTCACCGCGGCGGCAGCGACGATTCCTTTCACGGCGTGGAACACGTCTGTCGTCACGTCGGCGAACCTTTACTATTCGCAGGAAGCGGTCGATGCCTCGGGCAACAGCTACGTTTGCGGCTATACCGACGGCAGCGTTTTCGGCGGAAGCGCTGGAGCGGTCAAGGGTTTTCTTGGAAAATATGGCCCATCCGGACACTTCGTTTGGGGAACTCAGATTCCCAATGGCCGCTTCGATTCAATCACTATCGACCCAACCGGCGGAGTATACGTATCCAGCGGGAGTTCGATCCTGAAATACAACTCCGCTGGGAACCTCCAATGGAGCGGCGGCACGCCCGGCGACCTGGTGTACGGGATCGCCATCGACCCTTCCAAGAATATCTTCGTCGCCGGCGTCGTAGGCAATCCTGACAACGCATTCTTGAGCAAACTTGATTCGTCGGGCAACGTCCTCTGGACTCGAACGCCCCAAACGTCGGTTACGACTACGAGCTATCCAAGCGCGGTCGCCGTTGATAGCAGTGGGGACGTGATCATGATTGGTCAGGATTACTTCAACAATTTCACAGCGAGCAATGGCTTTGCCGCAAAATATGATCCGGGGGGAAACCTCCTCTGGAATCCGCAGTTCGGTTCAACGACAGATAGCACCCTGACCAATGGCGTCGCCATTGACTCCAAGAGCAACATTTACATTGCCGGCGAGGGAGGACCCTTGTTGGGCGAGCCGGTCAGCAACATGCCCGGCTACTTAATCAAATACGATGCTACCGATAATCAACAATGGATTAGTCGCTTCAACCAATTCTCGGGGCCGATGCCTGTCAGGCTAGATCCGAACGGTGGAGAGTATGTCCCGGGTTCCTTTAACGAGATACTTAAGTACAGCACGACGGGCACGCAAGTCGCGCAGACGCCAATTCCCTCATCTGGTTTGTCCGACCTCGCGTACAACAAGGGCAACCTCTACTTATTGAACTATTCATCCGATCGCAACGGCTTCAATAGTTATTTGACGGACGTTGTCGTTGCTGTTGTGCCCGAGCCGTCCGCAATTGCCTTGCTCGGATGGGGTTGCGCGGGATTACTTTGGATCGCGTTTCGGCGACACGTCAAAACGTGA